One window of Populus nigra chromosome 5, ddPopNigr1.1, whole genome shotgun sequence genomic DNA carries:
- the LOC133694255 gene encoding protein SRC2 homolog yields MECRSLEITVISAKDLKDANLFGKMDVYCVVSLKGDDYNSKQKQKTHVHKDSGPNPVWNFPLKFTIDDVAAQQNRLKLKFMLKAERMLGDKDVGVVFVPVNELLGAKDGKGSLSYSVTAPRGRMKGTLNFLFKFGEKFNVSAPAMAKKMDGNVSAYPAMGYHAAAGGKEMNKPVTAYPVMGYQGAAGSSYAYPAPPPQAGGDKHQTPYPYPYNQPPPPQHGYGGYPPAPGQGYPGYPPQPMYGGGYQPGIQQRPKKSGRGKMGLGLGAGLLGGLLVGDMISDVGDMGGYDGGFDGGFDF; encoded by the coding sequence ATGGAGTGCAGGTCATTAGAGATCACAGTTATCTCAGCCAAAGATCTCAAAGATGCCAATCTTTTCGGCAAGATGGATGTGTACTGTGTTGTTTCTCTCAAAGGAGATGATTATAATTCTAAGCAGAAACAGAAGACACACGTTCATAAAGACTCTGGGCCAAATCCTGTATGGAATTTCCCCTTGAAATTCACCATTGATGATGTTGCTGCTCAACAGAATCGCTTAAAGCTCAAGTTCATGCTTAAAGCTGAGCGAATGCTGGGAGATAAAGATGTTGGTGTAGTCTTTGTGCCTGTCAATGAATTGCTGGGTGCAAAGGATGGGAAAGGTTCCTTAAGCTATTCCGTCACTGCCCCGAGAGGGAGGATGAAAGGAACATTGAATTTCTTGTTTAAATTTGGCGAGAAATTCAATGTGTCTGCGCCGGCGATGGCGAAAAAGATGGACGGGAACGTCTCTGCTTACCCTGCCATGGGATATCATGCTGCTGCCGGCGGGAAGGAAATGAACAAGCCTGTCACTGCCTACCCTGTGATGGGATATCAGGGTGCTGCAGGTTCAAGTTATGCATACCCTGCGCCACCGCCTCAAGCGGGGGGGGATAAGCACCAGACTCCTTATCCATATCCTTATAATCAGCCGCCGCCACCACAACATGGTTATGGTGGGTACCCACCTGCTCCCGGACAAGGGTATCCGGGTTACCCACCACAACCCATGTATGGTGGTGGGTATCAACCTGGGATACAACAGAGGCCTAAGAAGAGTGGTAGAGGAAAAATGGGTTTGGGATTGGGAGCTGGATTGCTTGGTGGATTGCTGGTTGGTGATATGATTTCAGATGTTGGTGACATGGGTGGTTATGATGGTGGCTTTGATGGTGGCTTcgacttttag
- the LOC133695073 gene encoding probable histone H2A.5 — MEATTKATKGAGGRRGGDRKKSVSKSIKAGLQFPVGRISRFLKKGRYAKRLGSGAPIYMAAVLEYLAAEVLELAGNAARDNKKTRINPRHVLLAVRNDEELGKLLQGVTIASGGVLPNINPVLLPKKTSASEKSSGSEPKSPKKA, encoded by the exons ATGGAGGCAACGACAAAGGCAACCAAAGGTGCTGGAGGAAGAAGAGGTGGAGACCGCAAGAAGTCCGTTTCAAAATCGATCAAAGCTGGCCTTCAATTCCCTGTTGGTCGGATCTCTCGGTTCTTGAAGAAAGGTCGTTACGCTAAGCGTCTTGGTTCTGGGGCTCCCATTTACATGGCTGCCGTTCTTGAATACCTCGCTGCTGAG GTGCTTGAGTTGGCTGGAAATGCAGCGAGAGACAACAAGAAGACCAGGATCAACCCAAGACACGTCTTGTTGGCTGTAAGAAACGATGAAGAGCTCGGAAAATTGCTGCAAGGAGTTACAATAGCAAGCGGCGGAGTGTTACCTAACATCAACCCAGTACTTTTGCCTAAGAAAACTTCAGCTAGTGAGAAATCTTCTGGGTCAGAGCCAAAATCACCTAAAAAGGCCTAA
- the LOC133695072 gene encoding autophagy-related protein 18a-like: MATRPGCDFEPDHPKTSSAAAAAITHNPNRVATPPIYHLSFNQNHTCFLVGLQNGFRIFDTDPFKPSFRRDIDTHGGIGLVAMLYRSNIFCLVCGGPDPIYPRNKVMIWDDHDSRCIGELSFRSEVKNVKLRRDMIVVVLNQKIFVYNFLDLKLLNQIETVSNPTGLCEISHNSSPMVLVCLGLQKGQIRVENFGSKKSKFVMAHDSRVVCMSLTQDGRRLATASSKGTLIRVFNSLDGTLLQEVRRGVDRADIYSLAFSSNAQFLAVSSDKGTVHIFSLKVDSGSLPSLPNDRSHFASEPIHSRLSSLSIFKGVLPKYFSSEWSVARFRLPEGLQYCVGFGHQKNTIVIIGMDGSFYRCEFDPVTGGEMIQLEYINFLNVENF, encoded by the exons ATGGCGACCCGTCCCGGGTGCGATTTCGAACCCGACCATCCCAAAACCTCttccgccgccgccgccgccataACCCACAACCCGAATCGAGTAGCAACCCCGCCAATCTACCACCTATCCTTCAACCAAAACCACACCTGCTTCTTAGTTGGACTCCAAAACGGGTTCCGGATCTTCGACACGGACCCATTCAAACCCTCATTCCGCCGCGACATAGACACACACGGCGGCATTGGATTGGTCGCCATGCTTTACCGCAGCAACATCTTCTGCCTAGTCTGTGGCGGACCCGACCCTATTTACCCCAGAAACAAAGTGATGATTTGGGACGACCATGATTCTCGGTGTATCGGAGAATTATCGTTCCGGTCAGAGGTGAAAAATGTGAAACTTCGTCGCGATATGATCGTTGTTGTGTTGAATCAAAAGATCTTTGTTTATAATTTCTTAGACTTGAagttattgaatcaaattgagaCGGTTTCGAACCCTACTGGACTGTGTGAGATTTCGCATAATTCGTCGCCGATGGTTTTGGTTTGTTTAGGGTTGCAAAAGGGGCAAATTAGAGTGGAGAATTTTGGGTCCAAGAAGAGTAAGTTTGTTATGGCGCATGATTCAAGAGTTGTTTGTATGAGTTTAACTCAAGATGGGAGGAGGTTAGCGACGGCGAGCAGTAAAGGGACTTTGATTAGAGTGTTTAATTCTTTGGATGGTACTTTGTTGCAAGAG GTTAGGAGAGGTGTAGATAGAGCAGACATCTACAGCCTTGCATTCTCATCCAATGCTCAGTTCCTAGCTGTCTCAAGCGACAAGGGAACTGTACATATCTTTAGTCTCAAGGTTGATTCAGGGTCCCTGCCCTCATTGCCAAATGATAGATCTCACTTTGCATCTGAACCAATTCATTCTAGACTTTCATCTCTTTCCATTTTCAAAG GGGTATTGCCAAAGTATTTCAGCTCTGAGTGGTCAGTAGCTCGGTTTCGATTACCTGAAGGTTTGCAGTACTGTGTTGGGTTTGGCCACCAGAAGAACACCATTGTCATCATTGGCATGGATGGAAG CTTCTATAGATGTGAGTTTGACCCTGTGACTGGTGGGGAGATGATCCAGCTTGAATATATCAATTTCCTGAACGTGGAGAATTTCTGA